A genomic window from Myxococcota bacterium includes:
- a CDS encoding GNAT family N-acetyltransferase, whose product MTVRIVDGTKDHAAFVAWVCLAAARSQLPRGFWDFYLDYPERNCLRYLELLAATAQPHMFHHSCFVVAEVDGRPAAALCGYFEDELTYAILGQAMAEVDERLGRTPEEGQAGMARNATFFTVTPEHPPRTWIVENVATLPEFRRRGLVDELLGVILERGRARGAALTDIGLFIGNDPAQAAYEKVGFRMVSEKRSPELERTWGSPGLRLLRRAL is encoded by the coding sequence ATGACGGTGCGCATCGTCGACGGCACCAAGGACCACGCGGCGTTCGTCGCCTGGGTCTGTCTCGCGGCCGCGCGCTCCCAGCTTCCGCGCGGCTTCTGGGACTTCTACTTGGACTATCCCGAGCGCAACTGCCTGCGCTATCTCGAGCTGCTCGCCGCGACGGCCCAGCCGCACATGTTCCACCATTCCTGCTTCGTGGTCGCCGAGGTCGACGGCAGGCCTGCGGCGGCGCTGTGCGGCTACTTCGAAGACGAGCTGACCTACGCGATCCTGGGCCAGGCCATGGCCGAGGTCGACGAGAGACTCGGCCGCACGCCCGAAGAGGGCCAGGCCGGAATGGCGCGCAACGCGACCTTCTTCACGGTCACCCCCGAGCACCCACCGCGCACGTGGATCGTGGAGAACGTGGCCACGCTACCCGAGTTCCGCCGCCGCGGCCTGGTCGACGAGCTGCTCGGAGTCATTCTCGAACGCGGGCGTGCGCGCGGCGCGGCGCTCACGGACATCGGCCTGTTCATCGGCAACGACCCCGCGCAGGCCGCCTACGAGAAGGTCGGCTTCCGCATGGTGAGCGAGAAGCGAAGCCCCGAGCTCGAGCGCACCTGGGGCTCACCGGGCCTGCGGCTCCTGCGCCGGGCGCTCTAG
- a CDS encoding alkaline phosphatase PhoX: MRTNPWVRAALVVGSVSALSLGASANGLTPVPSANTRVNGEARPNVLSVELTETIAAQGSNALENPTSNNPFYGYDGDGPMLPLAGDVQSDTHNVEATKTEPDKNTYLVLDHVQGADPNYDYGHHFLFQGHELSVTDSADRALSFISRINLDADGAHRVTLLADHDTDGNPISTIDGSTWNPFAQRLLFTTEDAGAPSVYQATLGVPSSVVNLTFAFGHAGYEGIQNDANGNVWLVEDQSGAAGALNKHAKQPNSFVYRFVPKDPRDLTKGGKLQVLQLQSLANPGQPIVFHPGQADADILSQDVKDEHTYGKVFRTKFITIHDNATDGTGDFNANDLAKAAGGTPFKRPENGVFRPGSKFTQFFFSETGDTNVQTEAGSDFGGFGGIFRLSLTRPNADTGTLSIFYNGDVAHTGLDNCNFLTPNGIVFVEDAGAGVHQARNGLDSAYLFDVRTDFSQGALPTRILAQGRDASSTLDASLADAGHGFQNEDDNEITGFHVSDGDPGVNGILGAKLPIPFVAGWRVFYTQQHGDNYTWEVVPARPFFALFDGN, from the coding sequence ATGCGAACGAATCCATGGGTTCGAGCTGCGCTCGTCGTCGGCTCGGTGAGCGCGCTCTCATTGGGCGCGTCGGCGAACGGACTCACTCCCGTTCCCAGCGCAAACACGCGCGTCAACGGTGAGGCGCGGCCGAACGTGCTGTCCGTCGAGCTGACCGAGACCATCGCGGCTCAGGGCTCGAATGCGCTCGAGAACCCGACCTCGAACAACCCGTTCTACGGCTACGACGGCGACGGCCCCATGCTGCCGCTGGCCGGGGACGTGCAGTCCGACACGCACAACGTCGAGGCCACCAAGACCGAGCCCGACAAGAACACCTATCTCGTGCTGGACCACGTGCAGGGTGCGGACCCGAACTACGACTACGGGCACCACTTCCTGTTCCAGGGTCACGAGCTCTCGGTCACGGACAGCGCCGACCGCGCACTGAGCTTCATCTCGCGCATCAATCTCGACGCCGACGGCGCGCACCGGGTCACGCTGCTCGCCGACCACGACACCGACGGCAACCCCATCTCGACCATCGACGGCTCGACCTGGAACCCGTTCGCGCAGCGGCTGCTGTTCACGACCGAGGACGCCGGCGCGCCCAGCGTCTACCAGGCCACGCTCGGCGTGCCCTCCAGCGTGGTGAACCTGACCTTCGCCTTCGGTCACGCGGGCTACGAGGGCATCCAGAACGACGCGAACGGAAACGTGTGGCTCGTCGAGGACCAGAGCGGCGCCGCGGGCGCGCTGAACAAGCACGCCAAGCAGCCCAACAGCTTCGTGTACCGCTTCGTGCCCAAGGACCCGCGCGACCTCACCAAGGGTGGCAAGCTGCAGGTGCTGCAGCTGCAGTCACTCGCCAACCCCGGCCAGCCGATCGTGTTCCACCCGGGCCAGGCCGACGCCGACATCCTGTCTCAGGACGTCAAGGACGAACACACCTACGGGAAGGTGTTCCGCACCAAGTTCATCACGATCCACGACAACGCGACCGACGGCACGGGTGACTTCAACGCCAACGATCTGGCCAAGGCGGCGGGCGGCACTCCGTTCAAGCGCCCCGAGAACGGCGTCTTCCGCCCGGGCTCGAAGTTCACGCAGTTCTTCTTCTCGGAGACCGGTGACACGAACGTGCAGACCGAGGCCGGCTCCGACTTCGGCGGCTTCGGCGGGATCTTCCGGCTTTCGCTGACCCGCCCCAACGCCGACACGGGCACGCTGTCGATCTTCTACAACGGCGACGTGGCTCACACGGGCCTCGACAACTGCAACTTCCTGACTCCCAACGGCATCGTGTTCGTCGAGGACGCGGGCGCCGGCGTGCACCAGGCGCGCAACGGGCTCGACTCCGCCTATCTGTTCGACGTGCGCACCGACTTCTCGCAGGGCGCGCTGCCGACGCGCATCCTGGCGCAGGGCCGCGACGCCTCGTCGACGCTGGACGCCTCGCTCGCCGACGCGGGCCACGGCTTCCAGAACGAGGACGACAACGAGATCACGGGCTTCCACGTCTCGGACGGCGACCCCGGCGTGAACGGCATCCTGGGCGCGAAGCTCCCGATCCCGTTCGTCGCGGGCTGGCGCGTGTTCTACACGCAGCAGCACGGCGACAACTACACCTGGGAAGTCGTCCCGGCTCGCCCGTTCTTCGCGCTCTTCGACGGCAACTAG
- a CDS encoding DsbA family protein — protein sequence MTLELDVFWSFRSPYSYLATPRLVELEKTYDLAIHVRPVLPLAVRVEGFFDRVNPLFPMYLLRDTVRIAESLGMPYAWPRPDPIVQEFPSRKVAAEQPYIYRLTRLGALAAERGRGLPFISEVSRVIFGGTAGWNEGSHLAEAAKRAGCDLAEMDPVAAREAERLDAVIAENQNALQAAGHWGVPTMAFRGEPFFGQDRIELLVWRLRQHGLKERVRA from the coding sequence ATGACGCTCGAGCTCGACGTCTTCTGGTCGTTCCGCAGCCCCTATTCGTACCTCGCCACGCCGCGCCTGGTGGAGCTCGAGAAGACCTACGACCTCGCGATCCACGTGCGCCCGGTGCTGCCGCTCGCGGTGCGGGTCGAGGGCTTCTTCGACCGGGTGAACCCGCTCTTCCCGATGTACCTGCTGCGCGACACGGTGCGCATCGCCGAGTCACTGGGCATGCCGTACGCCTGGCCGCGGCCCGACCCGATCGTTCAGGAGTTCCCCTCGCGCAAGGTGGCGGCCGAGCAGCCCTACATCTACCGGCTCACGCGGCTGGGGGCGCTCGCGGCCGAGCGCGGGCGCGGCCTGCCGTTCATCAGCGAGGTCTCGCGCGTGATCTTCGGCGGCACCGCCGGCTGGAACGAAGGCAGTCACCTGGCCGAGGCCGCCAAGCGCGCCGGCTGCGACCTGGCCGAGATGGATCCCGTGGCCGCGCGCGAGGCGGAGCGGCTCGACGCCGTGATCGCAGAGAACCAGAACGCGCTCCAGGCGGCGGGTCACTGGGGCGTGCCCACGATGGCCTTCCGGGGCGAGCCCTTCTTCGGCCAGGATCGAATCGAGCTCCTGGTCTGGCGCCTCCGGCAGCACGGCTTGAAGGAGAGGGTGCGCGCATGA
- a CDS encoding SAM-dependent methyltransferase, with protein sequence MKGFLAAVFLAAMAISESAAFKPAEIPGPIRDAVAASDRPDADKALDAGRQPAQMLAFFGISPNMKVADLWAGGGYTTELLARVVGAGGKVYSQEPIFPPELKQIEDAWTRRVASPALVHVVIPVHQNTSDADFQLAPDGSLDAVVVNMNYHDWVLQKLDREKINAIVLRALRPGGVYGIVDHAAKPGAGDESLQLHRINEDFLIAEVEKAGFKLAGASAALRNPADDHSWSTSPRVAGEKRGTSDRFMLRFVKP encoded by the coding sequence ATGAAGGGCTTCCTGGCGGCCGTGTTTCTCGCGGCGATGGCGATCAGCGAGTCAGCCGCGTTCAAGCCGGCCGAGATTCCCGGGCCGATCCGCGACGCGGTCGCCGCCTCCGACCGGCCCGACGCCGACAAGGCGCTCGACGCCGGGCGCCAGCCTGCGCAGATGCTCGCCTTCTTCGGCATCAGCCCGAACATGAAGGTCGCCGACCTGTGGGCCGGCGGCGGCTACACGACGGAGCTCCTGGCCCGCGTGGTGGGCGCGGGCGGCAAGGTCTACTCGCAGGAGCCGATCTTTCCGCCCGAGCTGAAGCAGATCGAAGACGCCTGGACCCGGCGCGTGGCCTCGCCCGCGCTCGTGCACGTGGTGATTCCGGTGCACCAGAACACCAGCGACGCCGACTTCCAGCTCGCGCCCGACGGGTCGCTCGACGCGGTCGTGGTCAACATGAACTACCACGACTGGGTGCTGCAGAAGCTCGACCGCGAAAAGATCAACGCCATCGTGCTGCGCGCGCTGCGCCCCGGCGGCGTCTACGGCATCGTGGACCACGCCGCCAAGCCGGGCGCCGGCGACGAGTCACTGCAGCTCCACCGCATCAACGAGGACTTCCTGATCGCCGAGGTGGAGAAGGCCGGCTTCAAGCTCGCCGGCGCCTCGGCCGCCCTGCGCAATCCCGCCGACGACCACAGCTGGAGCACGTCACCGCGTGTGGCGGGCGAGAAGCGCGGCACGAGCGACCGCTTCATGCTGCGCTTCGTGAAGCCCTGA
- a CDS encoding alpha/beta fold hydrolase translates to MIGAGETFDGTWPFRPHFYDGAGFRMHYVDEGAGDPIVCLHGEPTWGYLYRRFIPRLAKLGRVIVPDHMGFGKSATPQEREYSIRAHIDNLDSLLGHLKLERITLVGQDWGGPIMSGWALRHPERVQRLCYMNTGVPGRAPAGTRRVQDLPWYQWAHGPASEPVLSNLGSTILSVMKRIGFERADHVDETWVRAYASAFPTPADCKGALQFPKNIGTPETVAAILEHVANLPQLAAKPAMYVHGEADRAIPTELSVGAFRSIWPKGPVVTLPGVGHFIQEDAPETACALIEQFIQMTA, encoded by the coding sequence ATGATCGGCGCAGGCGAGACCTTCGACGGCACCTGGCCCTTCCGCCCGCACTTCTACGACGGCGCGGGCTTCCGCATGCACTACGTCGACGAGGGCGCGGGCGACCCGATCGTGTGTCTCCACGGCGAGCCGACCTGGGGCTACCTGTACCGGCGCTTCATCCCGCGGCTGGCGAAGCTCGGGCGCGTGATCGTCCCGGACCACATGGGCTTCGGCAAGAGCGCGACGCCGCAGGAGCGCGAGTACTCGATCCGCGCGCACATCGACAATCTCGACTCACTCCTGGGTCACCTGAAGCTCGAACGGATCACGCTCGTGGGTCAGGACTGGGGCGGCCCGATCATGAGCGGCTGGGCGCTGCGCCATCCCGAGCGCGTGCAGCGGCTCTGCTACATGAACACCGGCGTGCCCGGCCGCGCGCCCGCGGGCACGCGCCGCGTGCAAGACCTGCCGTGGTACCAGTGGGCGCACGGCCCGGCGAGTGAGCCGGTGCTGTCGAACCTGGGCTCGACGATCCTGTCCGTGATGAAGCGCATCGGCTTCGAGCGCGCCGATCACGTCGACGAGACCTGGGTGCGCGCGTACGCGTCGGCCTTCCCGACCCCCGCCGACTGCAAGGGCGCGCTCCAGTTCCCCAAGAACATCGGCACGCCCGAGACGGTGGCGGCGATCCTGGAGCACGTCGCGAACCTGCCGCAGCTCGCGGCGAAGCCCGCCATGTACGTGCACGGCGAAGCCGACCGCGCGATCCCCACCGAGCTGTCGGTCGGCGCCTTCCGCTCGATCTGGCCCAAGGGGCCGGTGGTCACGCTGCCGGGCGTGGGTCACTTCATCCAGGAAGACGCGCCCGAGACCGCCTGCGCGCTGATCGAGCAGTTCATCCAGATGACGGCGTGA